The DNA region GCTTCATTCATGACTATGCAATGATTGTTTTTTATTATCTGCTAGCTTTGTACGATAGTCAAGGAAGTGAACTTCACTGCTTCATTTTCAGTTCTAATCTCTCAACACATTTCAACCACTAAGTCAGGTAATAAGGCAATGATTTCCTCTACTGATTATCAGCAGTTTTAGATTTTAAGACAGGATAGGATGACCAGCAGACATAATCTATCATAGATAGAAATCTCAAACTGTTGAACATTTTAGCTCTTAATATTCTGTAATGAACTCCTGCACACTTGAATCTAGCATTTTATACACAAGGAGAGGTTAACTCTGGTGACCAGAATTTCATCATGTTTCTGTCTGCCCCCCATCCATAGCTCCATCTAATAAAGGACATTGCATTTATGTTTCTTTTTCATGCTTACACTAACATATAAAAACTTATTCAAAAATCCAATACACTAACATATATGATTGCGTTGCAGGGGCATAGCAATGGAATACGTAGAGCCTGGTGTTGGCATTGCAAATTGTCTTGGACCTCCCGTTTGTAAATACTTGAAATATCACAGAAAGCTAAATGATTATGTGAGAAACTTCGGGAGGATCAGagatgaattgaattgtaaaatgaaAGACATAGAGCTGCAATTGAAAGCAGAGCTTCTTTCTCCTCGGGGGACGATACCAAAACAGGGAGTTGAAAATTGGTTGAAAGATGCGAAAGAGATGATTGCGGAAGCACAGGATGTGGAAAATAAAGTCAGTAATGGGAGATATCTCTGTCGTGCTTGGAACGGAAAGCTAGTTGATGAGAAGACTCGAgaaatgaaggaatttcttgataaagCTCCTAATGCCTCTGAAGCTCTTGCCATTGATGGTCCTAGTGGTGGGTTGCCACTGCCAACATCAGAACTAGTTGGGGAGGAAGCTGCCAGAAAAGAGATTTGGGCATGTTTGATGCAAGAGGAGGTAAAAAAGATTGGGGTTTGGGGGATGGGCGGTGTGGGTAAAACCACTATCATGAAGCACATCTACAATGATCTTTTGAAAGAACAAAGATTCGAAAGAGTAATCTGGGTTACCATATCAAAGGAGTTCAATGTAATGAAGGTACAAGATGATACTGCAAGTGCTTTAAAGTTGAAGGAAGATTTGGCCATGGAAGGAGACAAGCTCAGACGAGCTGCAATCTTGTCAGAAATGCTGAAGAAAGTAGGGAAGCATGTTCTAATCCTAGATGATGTGTGGGATGAAGTCTCTCTGGAAGAAGTTGGGATCCCTGAGCCGAGTGACAGCAATGGCTGCAAGTTGGTGTTGACAACCCGTTCGGAGCATGTCTGTAAGTATATGGGTTGCATGGTGATAAAAGTGAAGTCCCTTTCAGAACAACAGGCATTGACACTATTCTTGAGTAAAGTTGGGCCTAACATAGTGCAAAATCAAACTTTAATGCCAATTTTGAGGCTCGTTGTCGAAGAATGTGCGGGTCTGCCTCTTACAATTGTCGTCGTAGCTGGTACATTCAAAGGAGAAGAGGACCCTCTTATTGGGAAAAACGCACTCAGAGAATTGAAAGAGAGAATAGAAAAAGTGGAAGGAGTGGAAGCTAAAGTAATCGAGCGTTTGAAATTTAGCTTCGATCACTTAAAGGACGAGAAAGTGAAATATTGTTTCTTACATTGCGCATTATTTCCTGAAGATTTTGAAATTCGGAACAATGAGCTAATTGAGTGCTGGATTTAAGAGGGATTCATAGATGATATGGGTACAAGACAAGAAATGAAAGACAAGGGCCATGTTATTTTGAAGAAGTTAGAAGATAATTGCTTGTTGGAAAATATTACCAAAAAATTTGGTATATCTTGCGTAAAGATGCATGATGCAGTGAGAGACATGGCATTGTCGATCACAAGTATGAATCCTCGATATATGATACAAACAGGTTTGCAATTAGAGGAGTTACCAGAAAAGGAGCAATGGAGTTCGGATATTAAGAAAGCATCGCTTATGTCATATCAGAAATTTCCATAGATGTGCTGCCCACAAAATGCCAACTGCTCACAACCTTGTTATTGCAGAACAACCCAATAAAGAAGATCCGATATTCTTTCTTCACAAACATGCCTTGTCTTAGTGTTCTCAATTTGTCCTCTACGAAGATCAAGAGTTTACGAAATTCTATCTCTGAACTAAAGAACCTCACAACATTGTTGCTTCGTGGCTGTTATGAATTAAAAGATCTGCCTTGTCTTTCGATGCTTCAAGAATTGAAGAAGTTGGATCTTTGTTCGACTAAAATTGAGAAAGTCCCTGAAGGCATGGATATGCTGATAAAGCTGAGATATCTTGATCTTCAAGTGTGGACTCTGGAAGAGATACCCGCTGGAATTTTACCAAAACTCGTTCACCTTCAGCACTTGAGTTTTGACGTGGAGAATGAAAAAATAAGTCTAAAAGCAGAGGAGTTGGAACCATTGAAGAAGGTGGAGTGCTTTACTGGACGTTTCAAAGACATCAGTGAATTCAATAAGTTCATTGCCTCAATGCAACAAAGTAAGAAAAGTCTCATCAAGTACAAATTACAGGTGGGCTCACGTTTTATGTTAGATTGGAATCCTGAAATAGAAAAAGTAGTAACAATTGGAGAAGTCTACAATTGGGAAGGTGAGTTAATTATGCACTCAATTGAAATTCAAGAGTTGCATATTTTAAAGTGCGACTATTTGAGAAGCTTAGTCGATGATAATTCTTCCTTCAAAAATGTGATTGACTTAAGGGTTTGTTGGATTCGGGGGTGTGAAGGGATAGAGTGTGTTGTTTCCTTGTCCTCTTTTGCCTCTTCTTTTGCTCATCCATTTCAGAGCCTCGAGGTGTTGTATCTTACTGATCTGCCAAAGTTGAGTGCCCTTATTATGAAAGATGAAGGAATTGGTTCAACAACAACATCAACATTGGCTCCGTCTGCAACCTTTTCTCAACTTAAGAAAATTCAGATATTCAAATGCTCAAGTATGAAAACGTTGCTTCCACATTGGTTGCTTCCAAACCTCCAAAACCTGGAAAAAATTTATGTGGAAGAATGTGATGAGATAGTAGAAATATTGGGAGCAGCAACATCAGAAGTTGAAGAAAAAGGGAGTTGTGCATTAATCAAATTCCATCTTCCCAAATTGAGAGAGTTATACTTGTGGGAATTACCAAATTTGAAGAGCATTTGCAGCAAAAGTGGAATGATGGTTTGTGATTCTCTCCAAGTTATCGAAGTTGGAAATTGTGATAAACTGAAGAgaattcctccatttgttcccTATGTTGGCCATGGGCAGCCATTTGCATATGCTCCACCTTCTCTTACTATCGAGTCAAGGAAAGAATGGTGGGAATCGTTGGAGTGGGATGGCCATCCAAACTTTAAAAATGTTCTTCGCTTCAACCGTTGGAGGGAGATGGACTATCAGGTATGAACCATTTATAGTTtagtttacatttttatttttaaaaatctaatttctccatattaataaaatttcaggCTAGCATGTTTATCAGAAGATGTAAGTGGCGAATGAGAGGATAGtggaaaagagaggagaaaaggAATGATGGAAGGAAGAGGTTAAGAGCATTGAGACGGAGAGGCTAAGGTAAATAAGAAATCAAACTGCCTCTACTTTCTAAACATTTACCCTCTCTTACCATTccttctattctttttttttctctaaaaattatatatgtactTCCCAAAATAACCttctaaattttcatatttataattaaaacatttaagttataaacttattttgatattattatggTCTCTTGTCACATTCAACACTAGTCTActatttcataaatttcatattttatataaatatatatatatacgcttcaaattatatatttaaacatCAATATTAGTGATTAGCCACCCAATAGTTAGTGACTAAGATGACATGGCAATGCTAAACTCTTGTCAATAACTTGTGAAATTGCCACGTCATATAATATATTACATGGCACTGTCCTTgcactttatattatttttaaatttaaaaaaataaactataattTTAACCATTTAATTTTTCAAGACGTTATATTTTAGTTACCAAACTTTGAAATTCAAATTGTCATAAGGCCAACGGTGACACCTTTGAACCCTTCCGTGAATCAAACAGTCGGGGTCCTTCATGAACCGTCTCGCGGCTCTCCACAGAGGTGAGGCATAACACTAAAAATCAACAATCAAGCCCCCCATAAACCATTTAGTCACTCTACATGGAGATGAGGCATATCTCCAAAAATTGACAATAGGGCCCCTCCGTGAACCATTTAGTACCTCTCTGCAAAAGTGAGATGTATATATTTCCAAAAATATAACTCCAGATCGTTCAATCAACAACTATACAACTCGTGATAGTATGCATTATATATTCCTTGATTGTTGGGCCAATAGACACACTACTCACTAACTCACAAATAAAGTGAAATTTATACAAGTCAACTACGAATAAAAACATCATCGCTAACAcattattaagaaaaataaaaggcgTGAATTTCAATAATCTGAGAAGGCATTGTATATTTTCAAGTCAATGACTACCATCCATCAAACTACAAAGTGAAGTTCATATAAGACAAACAAAAGCACTAGTAAAGGCCCCCTTCCACCAAGGGTTCATTTTCATTTCACTAAAGATCATTCATCGAACGGTAGCTCGCTTTATTACATTAGTATAGTCCTAAATAGTTTCTATCGCCTCCGAGATTAACTTAATTTCAAACAATTGCTTTACCTTCAACGTTAGTATAATTTAAATGCTAATGAACAATTGCAATGCCAGCACAATTCTAAATATTTGTAAATTACCACAATTTTTGTAAGAAAAATACAAGCAAATAATTCTACATCAAATTGTCCTCCTCCACGACACATGTGTGAtcagatttttgaaaaacagagaATGATTTAAactaaatgaaaagaaaaataacctCGAGATAATGATTTTATTTAAGATGAGAGGAAGTAATAATCCGACAACTTAACAACActaatagttaattaagaaaTTAGGTATAGGTATAGGTAGTTGACTGTTaggatttgttaaattaatgTTATCTTTCATCTGTTTCTTTTTGGATTAAATCCTCAACTGCATAAAGCAAACATGAGACAAATTAATGTTAGCTtgtggtccttcaactttttccaCTTCCATCTTACTCTGATTTCAACATTTCATTACCACTCTCCATTATTTATATCTCCTTCTCCTGCAATGGAAGCTGCAGGTTTCAGAGCTGCCATAAAAAAGGATTTCATAGCTCAAGAACTTGACAATGACAGGGAAGATGACCAAGATGAAGAAGGGGTTGCTATGGGAAGATAGGGTTCATTGATGGGTTGTCACAGCCTTCTTCTCAAGTCGAAAAATCCAAGCTCAGTTTATCGGATGCATTTGTCCGCAATCGAAAGGGAGTCATTGCAGACATATCAGCTTATGCTACCAATCTTAAGAACCAAAACATCAACTTACTATACTATGATGAAGGATTTTATAACAACGTCAGGTATCAGAACTAAAACTCAATTATCCAAGGGAACCTAAGGGATAACATCTGAAGGAAATTCAGATTGTTCAagaacaaatttgaaatttaatggcGGATTAGGTATCTAATCAGCTGAACCGCTAAAGCGATTAAAAGCTTGGTAGAATATTATGTTCCAATGCTACTATTAAGATtttgacccgattaagcaacgaataagaaaatagcagaataaattgagaaattgaacacacaaatttaacgtgaaaaaactcctccaaataggataaaaaaccacgggcaaagataattttactataaag from Gossypium hirsutum isolate 1008001.06 chromosome A04, Gossypium_hirsutum_v2.1, whole genome shotgun sequence includes:
- the LOC107949339 gene encoding probable disease resistance protein At1g61300 isoform X2; the encoded protein is MEYVEPGVGIANCLGPPVCKYLKYHRKLNDYVRNFGRIRDELNCKMKDIELQLKAELLSPRGTIPKQGVENWLKDAKEMIAEAQDVENKVSNGRYLCRAWNGKLVDEKTREMKEFLDKAPNASEALAIDGPSGGLPLPTSELVGEEAARKEIWACLMQEEVKKIGVWGMGGVGKTTIMKHIYNDLLKEQRFERVIWVTISKEFNVMKVQDDTASALKLKEDLAMEGDKLRRAAILSEMLKKVGKHVLILDDVWDEVSLEEVGIPEPSDSNGCKLVLTTRSEHVCKYMGCMVIKVKSLSEQQALTLFLSKVGPNIVQNQTLMPILRLVVEECAGLPLTIVVVAGTFKGEEDPLIGKNALRELKERIEKVEGVEAKVIERLKFSFDHLKDEKVKYCFLHCALFPEDFEIRNNELIECWI
- the LOC107949339 gene encoding disease resistance protein At4g27190 isoform X1, which codes for MPCLSVLNLSSTKIKSLRNSISELKNLTTLLLRGCYELKDLPCLSMLQELKKLDLCSTKIEKVPEGMDMLIKLRYLDLQVWTLEEIPAGILPKLVHLQHLSFDVENEKISLKAEELEPLKKVECFTGRFKDISEFNKFIASMQQSKKSLIKYKLQVGSRFMLDWNPEIEKVVTIGEVYNWEGELIMHSIEIQELHILKCDYLRSLVDDNSSFKNVIDLRVCWIRGCEGIECVVSLSSFASSFAHPFQSLEVLYLTDLPKLSALIMKDEGIGSTTTSTLAPSATFSQLKKIQIFKCSSMKTLLPHWLLPNLQNLEKIYVEECDEIVEILGAATSEVEEKGSCALIKFHLPKLRELYLWELPNLKSICSKSGMMVCDSLQVIEVGNCDKLKRIPPFVPYVGHGQPFAYAPPSLTIESRKEWWESLEWDGHPNFKNVLRFNRWREMDYQASMFIRRCKWRMRG